Sequence from the Gloeocapsopsis dulcis genome:
GATATTTCTAAGCCAAAGGGTTCAAGATACTGGTTAAAGGGTAACTCTTCAACACCGTCAATATATTTATCAAAGAAATCAGTCAACTTAGTTTCTGCTACTGACTCGATAACTTGTTGCAACTGTTCTGGGGTAAAACCAACTTCTGATTTACCAAATTGTTGCCACATTTGCCGCATGACATCATCAAGCGATCGCGTGTTACTATGTCGTTCTCGAATTAGTAAATCTAGCAGGAACGACACTAATTCGCCTTTGAGGTAGTAAGAAATTTGTGAGTTTCCACTGTTGGCATCGGGGCGATATAATTTAATCCAGGCGTCCCAACTTGAGTCAGATAGGGGTTGCACTAAGCGCCCTGGTGTTGTTTGCAAGCGCGTAATATCTTTAGCCAAATTATTTAAGAACGATTTTGCATCATAAATTCCCGCCCGTAAAGGAATTGCAATATCGTAATAACTTGTCGTTCCTTCACAAAACCATAGCGATGGCATGTAATTTTCGCGATCGTAGTCAAATACTTCTAACGCTTTAGGACGAATTCGTTTAACGTTCCACAAGTGAAAAAACTCGTGTGCTACCAATTGCATAAAGCGATCGTACTTCTCTTTTGCCCGAAATCCCAGCCGTGGATAATTCAAGGAACAACTATACTTATGCTCTAATCCACCATTGCCTTGAGACGATAGGTGCAATAAAAAGACATATTTTTCGTAAGGTAAACCACCAAACATCTCGGCTTCTACCTGAACAATCTTTTGAATATCAGGAATCATCTTGACTGCATCAACGTTTCCCTTACTCCAAATTGCAAGTTCGTGGGATTTCCCTAAAACTTCAAAATGATGTAACTCATGACACCCAATTTCAAAGGGACTATCAACCAACGTATCGTAGTCATCAGCAATGAAAGTGTTGGGTTCTAACACTGGTAAAGGAGTTGTCACCTGCCAGTCGGGTTTGGGCGGGACTATCGTTACGCTAATTGCTTGTGTTTCCCACTCAGGCACTCTAAAAAATAGCGCAGCACCATTAAAGTAACCATGAGTTGTATCTAGATGATTCGTACGTACTGATAACTCGTTGGCAAACACCCAATACTTTATTGTAATTGTCTCTTTTAAATCAGTAGTTGTGACTTGCCAGTGATTTTTATTCAGCTTGCGCCACAACAAAGGTTTTTCTCCTGCTGTTGCTGTAAAATTCTGGACGTGCTTAGCATATTCTCGGACTAAATAAGATCCTGGTGTCCAAACAGGTAGCTTAAGATCGAGTACTGGTAATTTCCAGCCTGTCAAGTTTAAGCTAACTTCAAATAAATGTGATTCAGGTTGCGACATTGCTACCCGATACAGGATTTGCGGCGTTGTACTAATTTTGCTATTGGAGCGAACAGCAGTTGCTTCCGTCATTGTTATCTTGGCTGTTGAATAGTGTTGTAGATAAGTTAAATCTACTTCAAATTTCTACCGGAGGATTTAGGCAACTGGCTGAGATCAAGCGTCAGAAATCGACTGTGGCGTAAGTCACTGGCGGTAGTTCATTTC
This genomic interval carries:
- a CDS encoding M61 family metallopeptidase, giving the protein MTEATAVRSNSKISTTPQILYRVAMSQPESHLFEVSLNLTGWKLPVLDLKLPVWTPGSYLVREYAKHVQNFTATAGEKPLLWRKLNKNHWQVTTTDLKETITIKYWVFANELSVRTNHLDTTHGYFNGAALFFRVPEWETQAISVTIVPPKPDWQVTTPLPVLEPNTFIADDYDTLVDSPFEIGCHELHHFEVLGKSHELAIWSKGNVDAVKMIPDIQKIVQVEAEMFGGLPYEKYVFLLHLSSQGNGGLEHKYSCSLNYPRLGFRAKEKYDRFMQLVAHEFFHLWNVKRIRPKALEVFDYDRENYMPSLWFCEGTTSYYDIAIPLRAGIYDAKSFLNNLAKDITRLQTTPGRLVQPLSDSSWDAWIKLYRPDANSGNSQISYYLKGELVSFLLDLLIRERHSNTRSLDDVMRQMWQQFGKSEVGFTPEQLQQVIESVAETKLTDFFDKYIDGVEELPFNQYLEPFGLEISADVEDNAAPYLGIKAQAENGKEIIKFVEAGTPAAVAGIDAGDELLAIDGVRVQATHLSDRLKDYQLHDKIQITVFHQDELRTYDVTLAEPRPSKYQIVSVDNPSATQQQNFQKWLGVSLETAID